The Eleginops maclovinus isolate JMC-PN-2008 ecotype Puerto Natales chromosome 18, JC_Emac_rtc_rv5, whole genome shotgun sequence genome segment AGTGTAACAGCGTTCAGAAATCTTGGCACAGAAGCAGAACAGTTTTCAGGAATATCTAATCTGAGCAGTGAAACTGAGTCATGGGAAAACGTGTAAGACTCCCTCACACCCATAAAGACATGGATCAAATGGTTTTCTGCAAAAAGTTTGGTAAGCAATGTCTGAATTACTTTTAGTGTCACAATGCTCTCAACATGTGGcttaaaatgatttcattacACACAACTAACATGTTCATTTTAGGAGAATCTTGTCCAAAAATAATCTACGCCTGTTCTCCAAAACCTCTGTGTCATTCAACATTCATCaagctttgatttattttcagaatacCACATCAACTCAATGAATTTAGTGAAATGAATAGTTATGATTTCCAACAAATCTTTTCCCTGTAGGTTTGTCCGCCTGGCTGtccttttaatgtgtttatctaTTATGCCGctattaaatgaatgtaaatgcCGATTAGGAAATGGATATGGCCTGGAGGGAAGCTGCAAGCAAACACTTCACATAGaagccatcacacacacacgcacactcgcGCGCACTCACACAGTGCAGATAACACCTGAGGCACACCTGAGGTTACTGCTTGCGCTCTGGAGAGGTTGGAAACTGAAAACATGAccacataaaacacatactTAGTCATAAAAGCTACACAAAACGTTGCTGCTATGTAGTGCCAAAGGTGAATTCTGGGGTGTATCTGTTTGGTTTTCCagtgaatttatttttttaacccCAGTATGGATCTGTTCGGCATGTCAGCTGCACTCATTTAAGTCTTTTTTATTAGACTGTATTTTAAACAGAGTTTCTTATTCGACTGCACCACATTTAGTTGCTTCTTTGATGCATATTGAATTCACAAGTACGGAGGCCCGACGGGACGTTTGGGGATTATAAAGCTCACCCATGGCACTGGAAACattttattggcttattttaacaatgtgatcataTGATCCCTTCCCATATTATTGCAGATTTACTGcgaaaaaaacatacaattatatAAAGCAGACTAACTCTGCGAGTGACCGTTGCCCAGTTTAATAATCCCCGACCGTCAACAAGCGCTcaggtcccagctgtgtgcatcccTTTGTACTCTCCCTGTTGCCATAGTTTTGAGCTTCCTTACAGAGTTTTGTTTATGCAGTTCTTTTGGTAAACTctcgtcaagttggtgaatgtttttctaaatgttgcagatgtgttgtcaagttgttGTAGGTGTTtcttatttgcatgtgttttggcacatttgtgttcaccatcatttttgaaacagcacttcctaatggaagtgttttgggccgcTGTAGTTCGTCTGCAGAGGTCGGCCACTGTAAGGTATATCAGTAAGACGTTTTCATTCTTACGTAACGTTTCTCCATAATTAATATCTCCCTCCAGTCATTTACGATCTCCACAGAAACAGTCCTGGTGAGGTGCAGATATCATTATTAGAGCTGCTTGTGTTTGATCTGACAGTTATTCCTGCTTTGATCTCTTGATCAATCTTTTTGCTTGCTAGGGCTTGCAGGATCCAAAACGTGTGTGCCTTTCTTGTATTGTCGGTAACTTGCACCTATAACTAAGCGAAGGAGACCTGTAGTGACCTTTTCCATGGTACAGTGAATCAAGCAGAGAACTACAGAGTGACATAACGTCACATGCAGGAGGGGAAGCTACAGTGAGGATTGCCAGTGAGTGTTCACCTCACCTCATCCCTGCAGCTACAACATGCGTCTTTGACAGTGTGATTGATGGTTAATTCCTTTCTAAAGTGCAGTGTTTTCATAAAGTTGAATGATTTGAGTGACTTTCGTGATGTTGCTGGGCTTTAAGATAGCAACACATTTTGTCTCAAGGCCTTTCTTTAGACAGGCTAACCAACCAATCCAAAACTCTGAATTTCATCCGAAATGAGTCATCAGAAGATGAAGCCGCTCACTTTCACCACCTTTTGTTATTCCACTGTGCCTGCTCATTGCTGCAGTGTAGTGAATCTTTTATGTTCTGCTCCCTCTCGCTCGCCTCTCCTTCAATCACTATAAAATAATGCGTCAGACTGTtcatgcacccacacacagaattaactaaaaaaacaaactgacgtttttgggggaaaacacaaagatgttTTTGATGTGACGTACTGTGACTCACAGTCCAACCAGGCTACAGAATAGGAAGTGGCTTAAGCCAATCACTGTTTCGCCCCCGTGCTGCCAAGCAGTGaattgatgttattgatgttggTTGGGGGCAGTAGCAGGTTGTTTATTAATCCTGCAGCCTGTTCAGACGGTGTGTGTTGTGAGTGGGAGAGCAGACAGTCTGCTGCggtttcatttcaaaacatgGAGCTGTCGAGCTTCCACTTGTTATAAAATGATAACAGGATTACATTATCATAATATAATGACCTGGCTGGCCGGGCAATTCTGTATTTTTGGTGTGGTCTTTCTAGCGATTTAGCCAGTGCTACTACTATAGTGAGCAACCTGTAACagtgtgaaataaaagaaagtaaTGAAGTATCTAAGGTCAGTGAGGAGGGACCGTcacattatgttatttattttttgtgcaaATTAATTACAGGATAACAGCTGTTATTTTCCACAATtagtttttactttgaaaacataCATTACTTTTTATACTACTTTAGATTATTTTCTGAGTTGATTGCTACTTTGTATttacttgtacttaagtacaataatGATTTTAAGACCCGTGTTGACAGGGTTCAAGATGATGTTGATGACATAAACCAAACAAATATTGATCCCCTGTGCCCTCTGCTGGAcagtttgtttccttgtttACTAATATTAAAATACAGAAGAGAAGAGTTTATTGTCAGGGTTTCCAGGAATGAGGATAGATAAGGGGGCGTTCACAGGAACAATGTTTATCTGTATTTTCATTGACaataaacaaatggaaataaCAAAGTGTCCTTCCAGTGTAATTACATGTGGCTGGGTAAATATGCTACATTAACTAATGCAACTAACACTTTCCTCAtgtctctcctgcaggatgTGAAGATGCCACATCCCGTCTACTCCTTCCCGACGGAAGCGCTCATCTCCCAAACCTTCCCGACGGATGTGTTCTCCACCAGTGAATGGCCATACTCAGGGGGCGACTCACTCCCCAGCCTGAGCAACCTGAGCAGTGCCAGCATCCCCGGCTGCACCTATAAGGAGGACTTCAAACGCATCCTACTCCCCACTGTGTACTCCTTAGTCTTCGTGCTGGGACTTCCTCTCAATGCTGCTGTCATACTGAAGATATGGAAGACGCGTTCCAATCTGTCCAAAAACAACATCTACATGCTCAACTTGGCCTTAGCCGACTTCCTGTATGTGATGTCACTTCCCTTGCTCATCTACAACTACGCCAGTGCTGACTACTGGCCCTTTGGGGAGTTTGCGTGTAAAATGGTCAGGTTTCAGTTCTACAGGTGAGACACTTGACTGGATTTGAGTGACTTTCTCTGTTTACAGTTttgtcttcatattttcttcactttcaattaaaatgagaacaactttaaaagaaaagtgcagCTTAAAAAAGGATTTGACCTAACTTTGTTTCCCCccctattttctttttctagtAATTTGCATGGCAGTatcctcttcctcacctgcaTCAGTGTGCAGCGCTATGTGGGCATCTGCCATCCAATGGCGATGTGGCAAAAGCAGGGCGGCCGCAGGCTGGCGTGGTGTATCTGCGGAGGGGTGTGGCTGGTGATTGCCTTCCTGTGCGCACCGACTTTTCACTTCGCCAAAACTGGGATCCAGCGGAACCGCACAGTGTGTTATGATTTGAGTACGCCAACGTCCTCAGTGGCTTACTATCCGTACGGCATGGCTCTGACCTGCCTCGGCTTCGTGTTGCCTTTCATGGGTGTGATGGTGTGCTACTTTCGCATGGCCCAGGTCCTCTGCCGCCCGGTGTCCTACCAAGGGGTCTCCAGGGCGACAGGGGAGAAACGGGACAAGGCGGTGAAGATGATCATTGTAGTGGCGACAGTGTTCTGCATCAGCTTCCTGCCGTTCCACCTCACGAAGACCATGTACCTTGTGGTGCGTACTCTGCCCGCCGCGCCCTGCGAGACTAGAAACTTGTTCTCGATCATCTATAAAAGCACCCGGCCATTTGCTAGCATGAACAGCTTTCTGGACCCTATTCTGTTTTACTTCACTCAGCCTCGCTATCGCCAGAGCACCAGAAGGTTTGTGCACAAAGTCACCACCCTCAGGGACAAGGGCACCAGCGTGTAAGACAGCGGTAAAGCCTTCCTGCTTTGCTCCAGTGGTGAATCCTGTGAGGACGCTAAGTGGTACATGTATTGGTTGCTGAGTTTCCTTGTGCATTTTCTGAAGCAAGACCTTATGTGATATAAATACTACTCACTGCAACAAAGAAACATACCATCCTTAGAGGGACAAAAAGATTTTGAAGTACTGGTATATCTGACCTCTGAAGGCAGTAATCTGGTTGAATGAGTAAGAAACAAACTGAGAAATTAACCAGTAACACCACAGTGTATTTTTAGTGAGGACGAGCTTTGGCACTTATTACTAATATCCCAAATGATGTCTTCAGTTAATTCTGATTGTGGCAGAGGAGTGCTGTCAGCTGAACACGGCACGCACATTCTGCATGATCATTATCTGtgaaatgtttgctttctttctttatgttgttttgtaatACTATTTTTGTTACACACTGTGAACTGCAGTATAAAATAGAACAATATAGCTCTTACATGAAGCGATAACAAGAGGTGTCTTCCACTTAAGCAGGCCTCCGCAGTTTGAAAAGAACTAAAAGTGAAAGATGAGTTCGAAAAATGTCCGATTGTTTTGGGATAAAATCCATTAAGGGGCAAAGCCATGTAACATGCTCAAAGCATATGTTCATATATGACTGCATGGTAGGATTGCATGAAGCACTTGTGAGGATTGGTGCCTTTTAGTGTGGCGAATTACACTTCCTAATGAAGGTTTCTCTGTGCTGGCCCTTAAAGTTGCAAGActtcatttttcatgttttcaccACTGGATGGTGTGTGTACCACAGCTGTAATCACACTGCAGTTACCGTAAAGGCCGGCTCTGTTCCTTCTAAAAATGGTAAGGTCCTTAACATGTTTTCCAGTAAGGATACATTCCGAGCTATTACATCCAGAGATAAACTGATGCCAACAAAACTTTAATATCCAGCTCATACCACAGACCAACAGGCCACAGTGTTCTCCAAAGGTGCTTAAAATTCTCCATCGTGTcaatgttaaaacatttaagagtCGTTATCAGATGcttagagagaaagaaaaaatcaGCTGTTAGACTTAAGGGCAGGGTCTAAACTAAGGCTCAACCCTGCAGATTTCATCTTCCTGTGGTTGTGTGAAACCTTCCCATGAAattaatatttctgtttcaaGAAATCGCTTCTGCAGATAGAAGTTTTGTGTTATAAAAGGAATATAGAGATTTATCAAAAGGAACTGTGCTCTCAAAGAGGTAGAGCGCATGTGAATGGTTAGTGCCTGATTTGACTTGGATTGTACCAAGTTACTGAGATAAGAGCGTTCATGAAATGAACATGGATGCAGATTTTGTCTTTGGTTGtaactgcattttgttgtaGCTTAATGTTGAATTAATTGAATTCAAAGTGTATTGTTTTATCTTGCACTTGTTTTTCTGATTACTTTTGCAGGACTATTTTAATCCAAAACTTGCACCAAACTCTCTCAGGCTGAGGTCGGAAGCTCATCTGGCCCTTTTTGATTTGACAATTTGATTTTTAAGTTAAATGAAATTGCCTAAAAACTCCTGAAAGTGCCAACAACTTATGAACtgtaaaatacattattctgGCAGCTTTACTTCTTAAACACTGCAGCAATTGTTTAAGTTTTGCACCCATAGGGGGAAGAATTATTGTGTATATTGTTTATTGTGAACATTTGTCGCAAATATGAGATCTACCTAAATAAGAACTTCCTAATTATGTgcgtatgtgtgtatattttggATGTCTGATGTTTtcagcatcagtgtgtgtgtgtgtgtgtgtgtgtgtgtgtgtgtgtgtgtgtgtgtgtgtgtgtgtgtgtgtgtgtgtgtgtgtgtgtgtgtgtgtgtgtgtgtgtgtgtgtgtgtgtgtgtgtgtgtgtgtgtgtgtgtgtgtgtgtgtgtgtgtgtgtgtgtgtgtgtgtgtgtgtgtgtgtgtgtgtgtgtgtgtgtgtgtgtgtgtgtgtgtgtggagaaaaaaaagaggtctTTGCACTGTGCCAAAATATTTGTGTCAGTCAGTATTATTTAGAagagatttttttctttttttaatactatACCACAGTATCAgaaatagatttttatttttgttacattgATGTAAAGATGCTGAGGAACAAGTAACAATTGTGTTGTTTATGTCTATTAGTATCTTAATACCATGCATCCCCATTGAGTTGCTTGTGCAAATGGATGTTGTCataatggaataaaaaaaagtcccacAGCATAACACACATGCTTTGTACTACTTCCTTCAgataagtgttttgtttttttatattgcacCAGAAAGTACAAACAATAactttgtatactgtatatacatctAATAGGTGAATATTAAAAGTGGAAATTGTTTTGGTTGCTCTTTTCACTTCTCACATTATCCTGGACTGAAACCTAAAGCTTTCCTGACACAAGTCAACGGTTCCATTTTACAGTTTAACACAATTATACCTTGCAACTTGTCAGTTACAGATTTCCTTAGAAAATATTGGGCAAAAAGGATATCCCAACACCTGGATCAGAGCTTTCAAGctgacaaacaacaaaacagtaGGTGAATATTTAGGGGGAAATACTGTGACGCAGTTTAATGTGCTTAATTGGTTAAAAGTGTTTAGGGATCATCTACCCCCAGTGACCTGACATGTCCCAGGTCAGCCTGTGGAGGGCGATGCAGTCAGCAGCTACTCCAATGGGGAATGTAAAACAGAATTCCTCTCTGGAACAAAAGGACCTGTTAACCGGACAGCCACATGGGAAGCACCACAGAGGGTTTATTGTGCATGACTgcaaacttttttatttgtttttctacccCCCCTCTTATTCACCAACAACTGTACAACACACCATGGCATTGAACTTTTAGCTGCATAACTAATATAGCTTGCATTTGACACAATGCTCTGGCTTTCTCTAAGAACGTTTACTTTAAGAGACAGGAGTAGTGATTATATTTTAGACAATCACAAGTGGATAAGTTAAGTTCTTGGGATATCAACACAACAGAATGATGctctaaaaatgtatgttttctttctaaaacTCCTGCCAGTGCGTATGTCTTTTTCGCAAGGGAAAGGGCTATAATTACATCTAGTTTGTCCACAGTATCTGCCTTCTCCTATcaaaaaggaagggaaaaaaaagcttttcctcTGAATCCCCGAGGGGGCTATGACAGCCCCTATACCCCTAGTCCCGCCCACCCCCTCTGCCCTATCTCAGGCATTAAcatgcaaaaaacaacacaagtcaCGGAAAACCAAATCATGCCAAAATAAGGAATCCACAAACAGTTTTGGGAATTAAGAGTGGATGACGCGTCGGGCCTGCGAAGGCGTGCTAACCTGGCGGAGGGCTCAGACATAGTAAGGGATTAACAATGGAAACGTTGTATTTGTGAACAGGTTGGGAAAGTTTTGGCCAACAATTGTTGTAGCGCTTTTCCTCCTTAAACGGATGCAGTTTCGGGAATCGAAAACATGTAAGTGTTGATAACAGAGCAGCACAGTTAGGCTTCTAACTCAAAAGTCTATCGATTGTTTTACATCTTTTCATTGCACTTTGAAGATTTGCCAACACTTacgtttttaatttgttttcttttgattgtTGCATGCTAGGTGGGGGGAAATGGACCACAACTCAACAAGGTGCCTAGATCTGTAATATCCGTGGAGTTGAAATGCTTGTGTGAAATCAAACAAAGAGAGACATGAACAatggcagaaagagagaggaaaacttCAGCTGTTTATCGCAGCGTCTCTTTCAAAAAAGTGGGTTCCTGGAGCACCAACAGCAGTGaacaccaacaaaacaaatcagacGATTTGGAGGCTGCTGGCGTCGCCCTTCCCCCGGAGCCCAGCAAAGCAGAACAGCACTTGGCGACGCGTAACCTCAGTGTGTCAAGAAAAGTTTCCAAAATCTctgccaccaccaccaccaccactgccGGCCTCCTGACCGCAGACCCAAAGAGAGGCTCCTCCACTGCTCACTCCTCTATTTCGCCATCCATCCGACAGCTCACTGAGAagtttagcagcagcagcagcagctctacaGAAACGCACAGAGCCTCACCGGGGGACTGTGGAGCTGTGACGCGGGGGAGAAGCACTCTTCCCCGGGAAAGTTGTTCCAGGAGAGACGGGTCTCCTCGTAAATCTTTTCACGAAGACAGCGGTGGGGTATATTTCCACGGTTGTGATATTACTACCGCTGAGACATTGATAGACAATAAAGTGCAAAAGTTTCACTCTGATACTGACTCCGTGTCAGGCTCGGACTTGGACAAGAAAAGTGAGAAGGGGATTTTTTCAAGTTTATCCACCGACAGCAATTCTGGTAAGAGAGATTATTCACAGATAAATGCATGTCCCTCTGATCCCAGAAAGACTTTGAATACagatgaggaagatgatgtTGTTAGTAGAGGGGTTCCCTCACCCTGTAAATCTCACAGAAGCTATCTCTCTGCACGTCACAGTGAATTTATTCCTCTGCACTCTGACAAGTGGCCCAGTGTCACTAAAATTAGACAGATTTTTGATGAAGGACAAGGCAATGTTACGCAGCAGCACAATACTGACTCGTATGATAATTTAAAAGCAGCTCATAGAGGAAACCAAGAGGAACTTAGCCCCAGtgactgtgtttctctctcagatAGAAGTGACAAACTCTCGCTTTGCAGCTCTGCTAATGAACCCTGTAGCCTGTCTTCGCATTGCAAATGCATAGCTGCAGCAAAAAGCAGAGAAAGCAGCCCTGCTAAAGATACTTTTTGTCACAGTATGGACCTTTATCCCAAAGCTTACAACCAGCAGTACTCGaacaaggaggaggagactgacTTAGAGTTACAAACTTCTAATAACAACAACGTTCCTGGCAGAAATACTTtccaaagcagcagcagcagtagcattCACGGGTGCACTAAGGGTAGTCACTACCAAAGGATTAACCCATCTCAATACAGATCTCATAGTCCCAGTCCTGAGCCAGAGGCTCCCCATAAGACCCATAGGACAACAGTGTTGACATCTGACCCCAGCCCTGACCTTCAACCCCCTGCTACTTTGTCTTCGAGTCAATCGGGAAGCTTGGAcgcctcctcctgctcctcctctcttcagcGGTCCTCAGTGAGGGAGAGAAGGGATAGACAGGGGGTCGGGCTGCCCAGGGATAGTTTACATTCCTCACATAGCTCCTCTAGAGCACCagcccccacctcctcctcccccttttcTGCTCCAACTCTAGATAAATCCattacctcctcctcctgtacTGTAGCTCCTTCCACCGAGCTTAAAGCCCCAGCAAAAGTAGCTGTCCCCCTCCGCTCCCGCTGGAGGTTCAGCTCTggagacgaagaggaggagcacaacagaagaagaaaagttgGAGGAGGCAGTTGGAGTGTTCCTTCTGGCCCTGCTCCTTCCATCTCCTACAGAGCAGGTGAAAAGTGTGGCACTGAGCGAGGAAGTAGCTATTTGTCCCGCAGTAAAAATGGCTGGTGTGGTGCTAAGGGCATTGGCAGGTCTTCAGGCAGTGAGGAGGACAGCCCTGGTTGTTTAGGCCCCCACACTCGAGAGGCAGTGCGACGACGCTCactgagaaagaagaagaaggtcaGTGGAGCTGCTCTTGCAGCAGGCCGTGATGATTATGGTGATCATGATGGCGAATCAGAAGACACTGACAGTGACACAGCCATGACAATGGAGCACTTAGAGAAGCACCGCCAGCAAAACACATGTGGAGCTCATGCAGGACCAATATCTCGGAGCCACTCGGCAAGAGAACAGAAAAGTAACAGTAACAGAGCCAGGGTGCAGCAATGGGAGCGCATCTCCTCAACTGCGACATCCACAACACTTCCTGGTGTATCTCGAGTGTTCAAAGGTCAATATCCCCCCATTTGCTTCCAGTCCTGGTGGTTCGCGTTGCAGCAGCCGATACTCCAGCACTGAGACACTGAAGGAGGAGGACCAGGCTGGCTCGGCCAACCGTGCAGCAAATATGTTTGTTGTCAGCGACAGAGAAGGAGGCCCCACTAGCAGAGCTGCATCCTCTTCCATGCTGAGTAAAACGTACCATGGGAATTTTACCATGTACCGCTCCCCAAGCTTTGGCCATGGGGATAATTTCTCCCATCCCCCTGTATGGGTGCGCCCAAATATTGTGCCTACAGTCACCCTCTCTGGTAAACTTTCCAGAGACGGCGTGGCATCAGCAGGGGTTAGGGATGGTGAGACCATGAATTCAAGTAGGACAACAGGTGGGGTAGATGATAATGATAAAAACCAAATATCCATGTCCAACCCTGATATCACCTTAGAAACTATGTCCCTTTTGACCTTTTTGAAATCTGATCTGTCAGATCTCAAGGTGCGGAAAAAGAGTGGAGACAAATCTGGGGTCGTGGAAGGGTCACCAGCTTACAGGATGGGCTCACGGACTCCTCATGGTGGGACCCTGCTACCCTCTGGTTGTCGGCCCACACTGAAAG includes the following:
- the LOC134880644 gene encoding P2Y purinoceptor 3, which translates into the protein MPHPVYSFPTEALISQTFPTDVFSTSEWPYSGGDSLPSLSNLSSASIPGCTYKEDFKRILLPTVYSLVFVLGLPLNAAVILKIWKTRSNLSKNNIYMLNLALADFLYVMSLPLLIYNYASADYWPFGEFACKMVRFQFYSNLHGSILFLTCISVQRYVGICHPMAMWQKQGGRRLAWCICGGVWLVIAFLCAPTFHFAKTGIQRNRTVCYDLSTPTSSVAYYPYGMALTCLGFVLPFMGVMVCYFRMAQVLCRPVSYQGVSRATGEKRDKAVKMIIVVATVFCISFLPFHLTKTMYLVVRTLPAAPCETRNLFSIIYKSTRPFASMNSFLDPILFYFTQPRYRQSTRRFVHKVTTLRDKGTSV